DNA sequence from the Streptomyces sp. NBC_01497 genome:
GAGAACACCCGCGCCGAAGGGCCCTGGGGGTCGTCGGTGTTCGTCTCAGCGATACGACGACGCAGATCCTGAAAGTGTGAGTGACGTACGGCCTCACGCATCGGTGCGCTGTTTCGTCGAAGGAGTGAGGCAACCGCGATCGAGGGGGACGACGACACGATGAGTACTCAGGCAGAACCGGCGGACGCCCGGCCCGATCCGGGCCTGAACGCGGTCATGGACGAGCGGCGCAGGCTCGTCCATCTCGCCTACCGGCTCCTCGGCTCCCTCTCCGACGCCGAGGACGTCGTCCAGGAGACCTACGCCCGCTGGTACGCCATGTCCCCGCGGCAGCGGACGGACATCGTGTCGCCCGGCGGCTGGCTGACGACCGTCGCCAGTCGCATCTGTCTCGACCTGCTCGGTTCGGCCCGGGCCCGGCGGGAGAGGTACGTCGGCGCGTGGGTCCCGGAGCCGCTGCCCGGCCGCGGGGAGTGGATCAGCGGCTGGTCGGGCGGCGATCCCGCGGATCCGGCCGACAGGGTCACCCTCGACGAGTCGATCGGCATGGCCTTCCTCGTCGTGCTCGAATCGATGACCCCGGCGCAGCGGGTGGCGTTCATCCTCCACGACGTCTTCCGTTACCCCTTCGCCGACGTCGCCGGGATCGTCGGCCGTACGCCTGCGGCATGCCGTCAACTGGCCACGTCGGCCCGGCGGCGCCTGCAGGCGTCGCGGGGTGCGCAGACGTCCGCGATCCGGCGTTCGGCCCTCGTCAGGGACTTCAAGGCGGCGTGGGAGACCAGGGATCTCGACGCGCTCATCGGGCTCCTGGATCCCGGCGCCACGGCGACCGGCGACGGAGGCGGCATCGTCAGCGCGTCGCTCCACCCGATCGAGGGCGGCGAACAGGTGGCGCGCTACGTCGTCGACATCGCGGGCCGGGCACCCGACGCGACGGTCCTGGAGCGTCTGGTCAACGCCCAGCCGGGACTGCTGATCCGGCAGGACGGTGTCGCGGTGGCGGTGCTGGCGTTCGATGTCGCGGGCGACCGGATCACCCGCGTCTGGGCCGTGCGGAACCCGGAGAAGCTGCGCGCCTGGACGGCGGACCCCGAACCGCGCTGAGCCCGCGACGGCCTGTACGCGGGGACCGGTGCGGGCTCGGCCGGCAGAGTCGGCCGGGGCGCCCACCGGTTGCGGTCGCGCGCGGGGTCCGCCGCACCGGTTGCTGCGGCGTGCCCTCTTCCTCACGGGGTCCGGCTCTGTCACGGGGTCCGGCTGGACGGTTCCTGTTCGTCCTGGGGACCCCGCTGGGCGGACGGCCGTGAGGACGTCGGCGGGCGAAGTACGGCCGCCGTGCGTCGGGGCTCACCCGGACGCGGCCGGCCCGGCGGGCGCGCGGTCACTGCCCTCCGCGTCCGGGGCGGTCGGTGGGGAACGAGAGCGGGTCGCCCGGCCCGGTCATCCGGACGGAACGCCTCAGGGTTCGCCCACGCCGCGGGGGCGTGGCCTCAGGGGTTGGCCCACGCCGCGGGGG
Encoded proteins:
- the sigJ gene encoding RNA polymerase sigma factor SigJ — protein: MSTQAEPADARPDPGLNAVMDERRRLVHLAYRLLGSLSDAEDVVQETYARWYAMSPRQRTDIVSPGGWLTTVASRICLDLLGSARARRERYVGAWVPEPLPGRGEWISGWSGGDPADPADRVTLDESIGMAFLVVLESMTPAQRVAFILHDVFRYPFADVAGIVGRTPAACRQLATSARRRLQASRGAQTSAIRRSALVRDFKAAWETRDLDALIGLLDPGATATGDGGGIVSASLHPIEGGEQVARYVVDIAGRAPDATVLERLVNAQPGLLIRQDGVAVAVLAFDVAGDRITRVWAVRNPEKLRAWTADPEPR